The sequence below is a genomic window from Lelliottia sp. JS-SCA-14.
TTGCGCTTATTGGCGGCGTCTGGTTGCTGTGGCTGCTGGGGTATAATCTTTCTGTCGCGGGAGCGGTTGGATTTATCGCTCTCGCCGGCGTGGCCGCAGAGTTTGGCGTTATTATGGTGCTGTATCTCAATCAGGCGCTGGATAAATATCCCGGCGGCGGGAACACCCAGCTGATGCGCGCCATTCATGAAGGTGCTGTGCTGCGCGTGCGGCCAAAGGTGATGACGGTAGCGACGATCATGGCAGGGCTGTTACCTATCATGTGGGGCGGCGGCAGCGGTTCGGAGGTGATGCAGCGCATCGCTGCCCCGATGATCGGAGGCATGGTGACGGCACCTTTATTATCTATGCTGGTCATTCCCGCTTTGTATAAATTGTTACATAAACGTTAGTTTTTGTATGCGCCTCGAATATTTCGGGGCGCATTCAGACTATTCGTTAGGAATATTCCCATTTTGTAATTAAATAATTCGGATTTAAACCGGTGTTATTGGGCTTTCATTTAATTAAAATTTGTTAAGATCGCCCCGAATACAATAAATGGTAATTTCATCGTGACGTTAAGAAATAATATTTATCTGGTGTTGTTGTTTATTTTTGCTCAGCTCACGTTATCGTCTTCGGCGATGGCGGACGATAAAGCGACGGAAAAGGGCTGGTTCTCAACCTTCACCGATAACGTGGCGCAAACCTGGAACGAACCAGAACATTACGACCTTTACGTCCCGGCGATCACCTGGCATGCACGCTTTGCCTACGACAAAGAGAAAACGGACAGCTACAACGAACGCCCGTGGGGCGCGGGTTTCGGTCAGTCTCGTTGGGATGAAGAGGGTAACTGGCACGGCCTGTACCTGATGGCGTTTAAAGACTCCTATAACAAATGGGAGCCGATTGGCGGCTACGGCTGGGAGAAAACCTGGCGCCCGCTGGCGGATGACAATTTCCGTCTCGGCCTGGGGTACACGGCGGGCTTCACGGCGCGTGATAACTGGAAATACATCCCGATCCCTGTGCTGTTACCCCTGGCCTCGATTGGCTATGGTCCGGCAACCTTCCAGATGACCTACATTCCGGGCACTTACAATAACGGAAACGTTTACTTTGCCTGGATGCGCTTCCAGTTTTAACTGAAAAATGACAAAGGGTTGGCTGAAAAATACACGCTTTTTACATCGGAAAGAACAAACAGCCAGCCGATAAAATTAACGCGACTTTTGTCACTTTTTAACAAAGATCCGCTGGACAAAACGCCCCACAATTGTTGTACTGATACCCGACACAGCATTTGTGTCCATTTTTCATGTAAAGGTAATTTTGATGTCTAAGATTAAAGGTAACGTTAAGTGGTTTAATGAGTCCAAAGGATTCGGTTTCATTACTCCGGAAGATGGCAGCAAAGACGTGTTCGTACACTTCTCTGCAATCCAGACTAATGGTTTCAAAACCCTGGCTGAAGGCCAGCGCGTTGAGTTCGAAATCACTAACGGTGCCAAAGGTCCTTCTGCTGCTAACGTAACTGCTCTGTAATTCGAGCCGTTCAGCAAGAAATCCAAAACCCGCTCATTGAGCGGGTTTTTTTTGGCTTTTTTTTAGCTAAAACAGATAGATTTTCAAAAAGCTGGCGACGATCAGTACGCTCAGTAACACCATGCCCGCGCTCATCACTTTCTCTTTCATTTCATCACCCCTGGTCGGTTTGTCGACAAGAGTGACAGAGAAAAATTAAGCTAACATTAATGCGCCGGGTCTTAGTGCGCGCTGGCGGCAGAAAATAGCCAAAATGCGAGGGCGGTCATCGCAAAAGAACCGAGCATATTGACGGCGATGTTGGTTAACGCCCAGCCAAATCGTCCGTCCTGGAACAGGAAAACCACTTCCGCCGAGAAGGTGGAAAAGGTGGTTAATCCGCCGCAAAAACCGGTGGTAATCAAAACCTTCCACATAGGGTCGATATTGGTCATGCGGTTAAACCACGCCAGGCCCATACCAATGATAAAGGCACCGATCAGGTTTGCGGCAAGCGTACCCATCGGGATGGCCTGATGCATCGGGTTAAAACGCATGCTGAGAAACCATCGCGCAACGCTACCCGTGCCGCCGCCAATAAAGACGGCTAAAAGGAGTTGTAACACAGTCAATTCCTGCTATTTGAATGAGTAAGGGTTTAAGTGTATCGCTAACTGATGCTGGGGGAAAATATGTATGTTGCGGTTGGGCAGTTCGCGGTAACGGCTGACTGGGAAGAGAATGCCCGCCAGTGCGTCGCCTTAATGGCACAGGCGGCACGTCAGGGAGCAGCGCTTTTAGTGCTGCCTGAAGCGCTGCTGGCGCGTGATGACAACGATCCGGATCTCTCGGTAAAGTCTGCGCAATCTCTTGAGGGCGGTTTTTTGCAGCGGCTGCTGGCAGAAAGCCTTCGCAATGATCTCACCACGGTGCTGACCGTCCATGTGCCGACGACGCCGGGCAGGGCGGCGAATACGCTGGTGGTGCTGCGCGAAGGGAAAGTCATTGAACAGTACGCCAAGCTCCATCTCTATGATGCGTTTAGTATTCAGGAATCACGGCTGGTCGATCGGGGCCACCAGATCCCGCCGCTGATTGACGTCGGAGGGTTCAGGCTGGGGCTGATGACCTGCTACGATTTGCGCTTCCCGGAGATGGCGCTGAATCTGGCCCTGGCGGGAGCGGAAGTGCTGGTCTTGCCTGCCGCGTGGGTCAAAGGGCCGCTCAAAGAGCATCACTGGGCAACGCTACTGGCGGCGCGGGCGCTGGACACCACCTGCTATATCGTCGCGGCGGGAGAGTGTGGTAACAAGAATATCGGTCAGAGCCGGGTTATCGACCCGCTGGGTGTGACTATTGCCGCGGCGGCAGAAGCCCCGGCCTTGCTGATGGCTGAAATTGACCGCGAGCGGGTGACACAAGCGCGGCGGCAATTGCCGGTTCTTAACAACCGACGCTTTGCGCCACCGCAATTATTGTGATGTTTTTTTCATCAGAGCTTGATTCACCTTGTTACAGATTGCTATTGTGTGCGCGCGTCGAATATCCGTTAATAACATCAGGTTTTCTGGCGCTGTTTGCAGCCTGTTTTATGTGAAGAAGGTATCTATGGGTGAGATTAGTATTACTAAACTGCTGGTAGTTGCGGCGCTGGTCGTCCTGCTGTTTGGTACCAAGAAGTTACGTACGCTGGGCGGAGACCTGGGTACCGCCATTAAAGGCTTCAAAAAAGCGATGAATGACGATGATTCTTCTGCGAAGAAAACCGCAGATGATGAAGTCCCGGCTGAGAAGCTGTCGCACAAAGAGTAATGGCTATTCCTTCCAGATCTCTGGAAAGAAAAAAACCGGCGTAATAGCCGGTTTTTTTATGCCTGAAGTGTAATAAATTATTACTTCACTTCTTCGCCTTTCGCCTGCATATCGGCATGGTAAGACGAGCGAACGAACGGGCCGCAGGCGGCATGGGTGAAGCCCATCGCCATCGCTTCGGCTTTCATCTCATCGAACTCATCCGGGCTGACGTAGCGCTGCACCGGGAGGTGGTGACGGCTCGGCTGCAGATACTGGCCCAGGGTCAACATGGTCACGCCATGACGACGCAGATCGCGCATCACTTCGATGATTTCGGCATTGGTTTCACCCAGACCGACCATCAAACCTGATTTGGTTGGAATGTGCGGATGCGCTTCTTTAAAGCGTTCCAGCAGCTTCAGCGACCAGTTGTAGTCTGCACCCGGACGCACCTGACGGTATACGCGCGGCACGTTTTCCAGGTTGTGGTTAAAGACGTCTGGCGGGGTAGCGGTGAGAATATCCAGCGCGCGATCCATACGACCACGGAAGTCAGGCACCAGAGTTTCAATCTTAATGGTTGGGCTTTTCTCACGAATGGCGCTGATGCAGTCAGCAAAGTGCTGAGCACCGCCGTCGCGGAGATCGTCACGGTCAACGGAGGTAATCACCACGTAGCGCAGCGCCATGTCGGCAATGGTCTGAGCCAGCTTCAGTGGCTCATTGGCGTCTGGCGCCACCGGGCGACCGTGTGCCACGTCGCAGAACGGGCAGCGACGGGTGCAAATCGCGCCCAGGATCATGAAGGTGGCCGTACCGTGGTTGAAACATTCCGCAAGGTTAGGGCAAGAGGCCTCTTCACAGACGGAGTGAAGGCCGTTCTTACGCATCGCCGCTTTGATACCCTGGATGCGTGACGAGTCAGCCGGAAGTTTGATTTTCATCCATTCCGGTTTTCTTAACAGCGCTTCGCGCTCTGTAGCCACGTTTTTAACCGGGATAAGGGCCATTTTATCGGCGTCGCGGTACTTAACACCGCGTTCCATCACAATGGGTTTACTCATAGCGTGCGTGTTCCAGTTGCGAAATTCGAGGGAAAGCGTTTCAATTCAAGGGAATGTTGTATTTATCAACTATTTTTGAACGAACGACAGGCAGTATATCATTGATAAGGGCGATAAAGCAGCCTGTGAGGTCGCCAAATTGTAAAATAGTTGTTGTTTTGTGCCCTTTGCCCCCTGCGGGGCGCGGACCTGCGAGGAAGGGCAGCGTTAAAACGCCTGGCGGATAATATTAATCACATTCTCCAGAACCGGGTCGCGCAGGCTCAGTTTATTGTAATGCAGCGAGATCTCAATAGATTCCGCATTCAGTGGTGCATAGGGGATTTGGTCCAGCGGCCAGCACTGACGGAGCAGGCCGAACAGGCGCGAAGGCATAATCGTCAGCATATCGCTGCTGCCTATCAGCGCGGCAATCGTGAACATATTGTAACTGCTGAAGCTAATCTGGCGGTCCGGGAAGAGCTCGTTGATGCGCAGATGGAGCTGATTCAGGTTCTGCCCGTCGTTCATGAACAGCGCGTATTCGTGCTCGCGCAAATTCTCAGCGGTCGCTGGATGGTTGAGCGCCGGATGGTTTTTACGGCAGACCAGCAGCAGCCCGTCGGCATAAAGCACGCTGTGCGCCAACGAGCGGGCGCCAATGGCGTTGCTGTCGACGATCAGATCGGTCTGGAACTGCGCAAGCTGAGTTTCCGTGTCAAGAACCGGAATGTTGCGCAGCAGGAGCTGAGGCGCTTCACGCTTCACGGCCTGATAGATAATTGGTAATACCATTGCGCCAACGGAAGGCGAGGTGCCGATGGTGATTGTCCGCTGTTTGTCATAGCTGCCGGTGAGATCCAGCGCACCGAGAATCGACTCCAGGCCCTGGCTGATGTACTCGTGGAGGTGCGTGGCGTAAGCGGTTGGCGTGACGCCCTGACCTTTACGAATAAACAGCGGATCAGGAAATATGGCGCGCAATTTCTGAATAGACTGACTAATTGCTGACGGGGTGAGATTAAGAATTTTCGCAGCATTAACGATACCCTTGTGGACATATACTGCCTCAAAGATCGTCAATAAATTGAGGTCAATATTACGTAAAGTCCGAAACACTTGCGGCTTGTCCTGGCCACCGGGCTCATTCAGTCGTTTAGCTGGTAAATTATTATAATCCACGCTCTCACTCCGTATTCATTCACAATATGAATGATAGTTGAATTTATATATTGTGCTTGTTGTGATCGGTAAAGTATTTTGTGGATTTCAATTGTTTAAGAAAATCAACTAGCTGAGTAATTTTCAATCAAGTGAAGGTCAATTCGCAAGGTGGTATTCACGCACTGAAATTAAACGCGGCAAAATAAGTAAACCTGCTCAAGCGCTTCGAAAATATAGAAACAATGGATTATTGTAAAGCCAAAAAGCGGGAAATAGGTGAAGGTCCATCAAATAAATGGACCAGTATGTATAATATATTAAGCGGTAATATATTCGTGTGGTGGATTGTTTAGCAGCGCTAAAAGATTACTGACAAGCCTTGGGCGAATAATATCGGGGGTGACATTTTCTACCCACTGACCCATTTGAGTCATTTCCATTCCCGCGTAGCCACAGGGATTGATGCGCAGGAAAGGCGAAAGATCCATATTGATATTGAGCGCCAGACCGTGGAATGAGCACCCTTTGCGGATACGTAAACCCAGCGAACAGATCTTCATCTCTCCGACATACACGCCCGGTGCGTCTGCACGCGGATGCGCGTCGATGCCGTATTCTGCCAGAGTGTTAACCACCGTATTTTCCAGCAGGGTCACCAGCTCGCGAACACCAAGTTTGCGGCGTTTCAGGTTCAGCAGGACATACATCACCTGTTGGCCCGGCCCATGATAGGTCACCTGGCCGCCGCGGTCGCTCTGAATAACGGGAATATCGCCGGGAACCAGCACATGCTCTGCTTTACCCGCCTGGCCTTGGGTGAAAATCGGCAGGTGCTCGACCAGCCAAATCTCGTCGGGGGTCGTCTCATCGCGTGAGTCAGTGAAATCATGCATAGCCTGAGAGACAGGCTCATAAGGTTGCAGCCCGAGATGGCGGACAAGAATTTTATCCTGATACAAAACAGCAACTCCGGGGGAGGTAGCGACTTAAGGTGGGGAGAAGTATATCACAGAGGGGAAGCGGGTTACCCGGCAAAGCGGGTAACCACGAGGGGACTACAGCACCATACGGACGATGTCGATATTGCCGAGCTCTTCGTAAAGGGTCTCGACCTGCTCAATATGCGTGGCCGTGATGGTGATGGAAACCGAGTGGTAGTTGCCCTTGCTGCTTGGTTTTACCGTCGGAGAGTAGTCACCCGGCGCATGGCGCTGTACCACTTCAACCACCTGGTCAACCAGCTCCGGCAACGCCTGACCCATTACTTTGTAAGTAAACGGGGTAGGGAATTCAAGCAGTTCGTTAAGTTTGGTTTTCATGTCAGCTCCGGCATTACATCAAAAAAATAATAACTCCCACGTGCGGGTGGGAGTTATCAGGATACCTAGTATATGGGGATCAAAATCACACTTTCAAGTGCTCAATTTTTAACCAAACCAGTGATGGAACATCAATTTAATGTAATCAATGATTTTGCCGAAGAAATTGCCTTCAGGAATTTCATCCAGCACCACCAGCGGACGTTGGTCGATGGTTTTGCCGTCCAGCTGGAAGTTGATGGTGCCCACCACCTGGTTTTTCTGCAATGGCGCGTGAAGTTCGCTGGTGTTCAGCACGTAGCTGGCTTTCAGGTCTTTCATGCGGCCACGAGGAATGGTCAGGTAGAGATCTTTATCTACGCCCAGGGACGCGCGATCGTTGTCGCCAAACCACACCGGCTCTGACGCGAACTCTTTACCGGCTTTCAGTGGGTTCACGGTTTCGAAGAAACGGAAGCCCCAGGTCAGCAGTTTTTTACTTTCAGTTTCACGACCTTTAAAGGTACGACCGCCCATCACGGCGGAGATCAGACGCATCTGGCCTTCGGTTGCGGATGCCACCAGGTTGTAACCTGCTTTATCCGTATGGCCGGTTTTGATGCCGTCCACATTCAGGCTGTTATCCCACAGCAGACCGTTGCGGTTGGTCTGACGGATGCCGTTGAAGGTGAACTCTTTTTCTTTATAGATGGTGTATTCGTTCGGCACGTCGCGGATCAGCGCCTGGCCAATCAGCGCCATATCGCGCGCGGAGCTGTACTGACCGTCTGCGTCCAGGCCGTGAACGGTCTGGAAGTGGCTGTTCTTCAGGCCCAGGGCGGAAACGTAGCTGTTCATCAGGCCCACGAAGGCGTCCTGGCTACCGGCTGCGAAATCGGCCATCGCCACACAGGCGTCGTTACCGGACTGCAGGTTGATACCGCGGATCAGCTGAGAAACCGGCACCTGCATGCCTGGTTTCAGGAACATCAGGGAAGAGCCTTTGAACACCGGGTTGCCGGTTGCCCAGGCATCGTTACCCACGGTGACGAGATCCGTCTCTTTGAATTTACCCGCTTTCATTGCCTGGCCGATGACGTAGCTGGTCATCATTTTGGTCAGGCTCGCAGGATCACGGCGCGAATCAGCGTTCTGTTCTGCCAGCACTTTGCCGGAGTTGTAGTCGATCAGGATGTAGGATTCCGCGTCAATCTGCGGAACGCCAGGGATCATGGTCTTGATGTTCAGGTCATCGGCGTGAGCGGCTGAAAAAGCGGCTGCGCAAAGGGCCGTGGTCAGCGCCATGCGCTGCAAAAATCGAGCGGAGAGAGTGGTCTTCATGGTCAGAACTACGACATCCGTGATGGAATTAAAAAAAGTGCCTTACTATAGCAAAAGCTATACAGGCAGGCATCCGACTTTCAGCGTGAGTTTGTGAACGTTGGTTACACAAGCTGACAATTCGGATACCGCCGATTAATTACTTCGCAACAGCGATAAACGACTGTAACTGAGCTTCATTTTGCAAACGCTGCTGCAATGAAGCGGCCTGCGACTTGCTGGCAAAGGGCCCCATCTGGATACGCCAGACGGCCCCGTTCTGCTCAACGCGCCCCGGCACGCCAAACTTCTGGCTCAGCTGCTGCTGATACTGCTGCGCGCGCGCCTGATCGCTCACCGCACCGACCTGAACGACAAAATTGCCGCTGCCAGAGGTCGCCGCAGGTGGGGTGACGGCGTTGGTCGCAGGCGCAGTGACCGGCGCGGGCTGAGCCACCACCGGTGCAGGTGTCGGCTCGCTGCCTTCCAGCACGCCAGAGGCCAGCGTCGTCGGTGCGCCCAGGAAACCGCTGCTGCTTACCGGCGCACCCATAGAATCGTCGCTTTTCAGCGTATCGTTGCTGATAGCGCGGACATTGCTCTGCGGCGTGGCGTCTTGCGGCATCGAGGTTGCGCTACCCATTCCGCTGTTCAAATCCGGACGGGCGGGCAGGGCATAAGTTTGTTTCGCCACCGTCGTACACACGGTTCCCGGGCCAGACAGCGTACCGTCTTGCGCCACGATAATCGGGTCGATGCGCACTTTGGTGTTGTTTGAGGTATTCAGACGATCGGCGGCCGCGCGGGAGAGGGAAATCACGCGGTCGTTGCCGTAAGGGCCACGATCGTTAATGCGCACCACAATCATACGACCGTTGGCGAGGTTAGTGACACGCACATAGCTTGGGATCGGCAGCGTCGGGTGCGCGGCGGTGATTTGCATCGGATCGAAGGCTTCACCGGAGGCGGTCAGGTTGCTGCCCGGCTCTGCGTCATAAATGGCGGCAAACCCGGCCTGGCTGAAGCGAGACGGGTCCTGAACGATTTTATAGCTCTTGCCGTCGCGCTGATAATCCTGATTCGCGGTTGCATTCAGCGGTTCGAAGACAGGGTCCGCGCCGCTGATTTCAACTACCGGACCGGTACAGGCCGCAGGCTGCGGCGGTGCGATGGTCGCCTGTTGCTGACCATCATCACTGGAACAAGCTGCAAGTAAACTTGCTGCGATGCAGATACCCAGCCACTGCTTACGCATGGCGATCCCCTTATTGTTATACGCTTTTGGACAACATTTTTCTGTGGGTGTGGATAGACATCACTATCCCAAACCCGGCCATCAACACGATCAGTGCCGAGCCTCCGTAGCTCACCAGCGGCAGCGGGACGCCCACGACAGGCAGAATTCCACTCACCATACCAATATTTACGAAGACATAAACGAATAAGATCAGCATCAACCCGCCCGCCATCACGCGACCGAAGGTGGTCTGCGCGCGCGCGGCAATCCACAGGCCGCGCATGATCAGCAGCAGGTAGAGGGCCAGCAAAATCAGGATCCCGACCAGACCCAGCTCTTCGGCCAGAACCGCAAAGATAAAGTCCGTGTGGCGTTCCGGCAAGAACTCCAGCTGCGACTGCGTGCCGTGCAGCCAGCCTTTGCCGCGCAGACCACCTGAGCCAATCGCAATTTTAGACTGAATAATATGATAGCCCGCGCCCAGCGGATCGGTTTCCGGATCGAGCAACATCATGACGCGCTGACGTTGATAGTCGTGCATCAGGAAGAACCACAGTATCGGGATAAAGGCGGCCACCAGCACCACCGCAATCCCGATCAAGCGCCAGCTTAAGCCCGACAGGAACAGCACGAACAGACCGGAGAGGGCGACCAGAATCGACGTTCCGAGGTCAGGCTGCGCCGCGACCAGTAGAGTCGGCAGGAAGATGAGTACCAGCGCGATAGCGGTATTTTTCAGCGACGGCGGACAGACGTCGCGGTTGATAAAGCGCGCGACCATCAGCGGGACGGCGATTTTCGCAATTTCCGAGGGCTGGAAACGCACAATGCCGAGATCCAGCCAGCGCTGCGCACCTTTTGATATCGCCCCGAAGGCATCCACGGCGACCAGCAAAATAATACAGATGAAATAGAGGTAGGGCGCCCAGCCTTCGTACACACGCGGCGGGATTTGCGCCATCACCACCATGATCACCAGGCCCATGGCGATCTGGCCGATCTTGCGCTCCATCATGCCGATGTCCTGGCCGCTGGCGCTCCAGATAACGAGGGCGCTGTAAGTCAGCAATGCCAGCAGGATCAGCAGCATGGCCGGGTCGATGTGGATTTTATCCCACAGCGATTTCTTGTTTGGATTATCCGTCATGATTATTGGTCCTCCGCCGCAGCGGCGGCTGGGGTTTCAGCCGGCAGTTCGGTGTTGTTGTCGCCCAACATAATGTGGTCGAGGATCTGGCGCATGATAGTACCAACTGCCGGGCCAGCGCCGCCGTTTTCGAGAATAATCGCCACCGCGACCTGCGGATTATCATAAGGCGCAAAGGCGGTCATGAGTTTATGGTCGCGCAGACGCTCGGCAATTTTATGTGCGTTATAGGTTTCGTTGGCTTTCAGGCCGAAGACCTGAGCAGTACCGGATTTGGCCGCCACTTTGTACGGAGCGCCCGCAAAATACTTATGCGCGGTCCCGTTCGGACGGTTGGCAACGCCGTACATCCCGTCTTTGGCAATTTCCCAGAAGCCGGAGTGGATATCACCCACCGGCGCTTCGTGCGGCTGTGCCCAAGGCACCTGTTTGCCATCTTCGACGGTACTCATCAGCAGGTGTGGCACTTTCACCACGCCGTCGTTGATGAGGATCATCATGGCTTTGTTCATCTGGATTGGCGTAGCGGTCCAGTAGCCCTGGCCGATACCGACCGGAATGGTATCACCCTGATACCACGGCTTTTTAAAGCGTTTCAGCTTCCACTCGCGGGTTGGCATGTTGCCGGAACGCTCTTCCGACAGATCCACGCCCGTATAATGGCCGTAGCCAAATTTGCTCATCCACTCCGACAGGCGGTCGATCCCCATGTCGTAGGCGACCTGATAGAAGAAGGTATCCGCCGACTCTTCCAGGGATTTGGTGACATTCAGGTGGCCGTGGCCCCATTTTTTCCAGTCGCGGTAGCGTTTTTCCGAGCCCGGCAACTGCCACCAGCCTGGGTCAAACAGGCTGGTGTTGCGATTGATGACGCCCGCACTCAGCGCAGAGACGGCAACGTAAGGTTTCACGGTGGACGCTGGCGGGTAAACGCCCTGAGTCGCACGGTTCACCAGCGGGGTGTTCGGATCGTTCAACAGGCCGGAGTAATCTTTGCTGGAGATACCATCCACGAACAGGTTCGGGTCGTAGCTTGGCATTGAGACCAGCGCCAGGATCCCGCCGGTGCGCGGATCGGTCACCACCACTGCCGCACGGCTGCCCGCCAGCAGGGTTTCGATATACTGCTGGAGCTTGAGATCCAGCGTCAGATAAACATCGTGACCCGCCTGCGGCGGCACTTCTTTCAGCTGACGGATAACGCGGCCACGGTTGTTGACTTCAACCTCTTCATAGCCCGTCTGCCCGTGCAGTACGTCTTCGTAGAAGCGCTCGATGCCGAGTTTGCCGATATCGTGCGTCGCAGCGTAGTTCGCCAGCTTGCCGTCTTTATCGAGCCTGTCGACATCTTTATCGTTAATTTTGGAGACGTAGCCGATGACGTGCGTCAGCGCGGAGCCGTAAGGGTAGAAGCGGCGTTTATAGCCTTTGACCTCAACGCCGGGGAAGCGGTACTGATTCACCGCAAAGCGGGCGACCTGAACTTCCGTGAGGTTAGTTTTAACGGCGATGGAGGTGAAGCGGTGCGAACGGGCGCGCTCTTTCTTGAAGGCGGCGATGTCATCATCGGTGAGATCGACCACGCCTTTCAGGGCGTCCAGCGTATCCTGCACGTTATCGACTTTTTCCGGCATCATCTCGATTTGGTAGATGGTGCGGTTTAACGCCAGCGGCGTGCCGTTACGATCGTAGATAATGCCGCGGCTTGGCGCGATGGGCACCAGCTTGATACGGTTTTCGTTGGAGCGCGTTTGATAGTCGGTAAAGCGGACGATTTGCAGATTGTAGAGGTTGGCGACAAGTACGCCAGACAGCAGCAAAATCCCGGTAAAAGCGACCAGCGCCCGGCGCACAAACAGCGCGGACTCAGCCGTATAGTCGCGAAAAGAATTCTGTAGTTTCATCCGCTGCTTAATTTGCCCTGGTCAATCATTACTCACGGTGATAAGGGTGGTTGGTAGTAATGCTCCACGCGCGATACAGGCTTTCTGCCACCAGTACCCGAACCAGCGGGTGGGGCAGTGTCAACGCGGAGAGGGACCAACTTTGTTCTGCGGCCGCTTTGCAGGCGGGGGACAACCCTTCGGGACCGCCAATCAACAGACTGACGTCACGGCCATCCTGCTTCCAGCGCTCCAGTTCGTGCGCCAGCTGCGGCGTATCCCAGGGTTTGCCTGGGATGTCGAGGGTGACAATGCGGTTCTTGCCAGCGGCCGCCAGCATGAGCTCACCCTCTTTTTCGAGAATACGTTTGATATCCGCGTTTTTGCCGCGCTTTCCTGCTGGGATCTCCACCAGTTCGAACGGCATGTCTTTGGGAAAACGACGCAGATATTCAGTAAAACCCGTCTGTACCCAGTCCGGCATTTTCGTGCCGACGGCTACCAGTTGCAACTTCACGCATTAACCCCAGAGTTTTTCCAGCTCATACAGACGACGGCTCTCTTCCTGCATGACGTGAACGATCACATCGCCGAGGTCAACAACAACCCAGTCAGCAATGGCTTCGCCTTCTACGCCGAGAGGCATCAGACCGGCTTTACGTGATTCCTGAACCACATGGTCAGCGATAGAGGCAACGTGGCGAGTGGAAGTGCCGGTGCAAATGATCATGCAGTCGGTGATACTGGATTTACCATGAACGTCGATAGTGATGATGTCCTGACCTTTCAGGTCATCAATTTTGTCGATAACAAAATCCTGGAGTTCTTTACCCTGCAAGTTTTCCCCCTGGTGAGTGAAGTTGAGCAACGATTAAATGGATAGCTCGGCAGTATACCTTAACTGACGGCTGTGTCGGGACAAATGTCACCTGACGGACTTTTTAAGGCGGGTATCATCCCATCCCCGGCCTGACAATGCATCGCCATTTTTGTAAAACAATTTCTGTAAGGTAACGACTGGCAGGAAGTCAGGCTGCGGAGGATATCAGCCTGAAAAGGGCTGTCAATGGCAGGGCGGTGAATTACCTGAATTTTCGCGTATCACCTTATTCATCTGCGCTTTTCTGATACAAACCGTGCTGATGGATATAGTCGAGCACCGGCGCGGGCA
It includes:
- the pagP gene encoding lipid IV(A) palmitoyltransferase PagP; translated protein: MTLRNNIYLVLLFIFAQLTLSSSAMADDKATEKGWFSTFTDNVAQTWNEPEHYDLYVPAITWHARFAYDKEKTDSYNERPWGAGFGQSRWDEEGNWHGLYLMAFKDSYNKWEPIGGYGWEKTWRPLADDNFRLGLGYTAGFTARDNWKYIPIPVLLPLASIGYGPATFQMTYIPGTYNNGNVYFAWMRFQF
- the cspE gene encoding transcription antiterminator/RNA stability regulator CspE; translated protein: MSKIKGNVKWFNESKGFGFITPEDGSKDVFVHFSAIQTNGFKTLAEGQRVEFEITNGAKGPSAANVTAL
- the crcB gene encoding fluoride efflux transporter CrcB: MLQLLLAVFIGGGTGSVARWFLSMRFNPMHQAIPMGTLAANLIGAFIIGMGLAWFNRMTNIDPMWKVLITTGFCGGLTTFSTFSAEVVFLFQDGRFGWALTNIAVNMLGSFAMTALAFWLFSAASAH
- a CDS encoding deaminated glutathione amidase, which produces MYVAVGQFAVTADWEENARQCVALMAQAARQGAALLVLPEALLARDDNDPDLSVKSAQSLEGGFLQRLLAESLRNDLTTVLTVHVPTTPGRAANTLVVLREGKVIEQYAKLHLYDAFSIQESRLVDRGHQIPPLIDVGGFRLGLMTCYDLRFPEMALNLALAGAEVLVLPAAWVKGPLKEHHWATLLAARALDTTCYIVAAGECGNKNIGQSRVIDPLGVTIAAAAEAPALLMAEIDRERVTQARRQLPVLNNRRFAPPQLL
- the tatE gene encoding twin-arginine translocase subunit TatE → MGEISITKLLVVAALVVLLFGTKKLRTLGGDLGTAIKGFKKAMNDDDSSAKKTADDEVPAEKLSHKE
- the lipA gene encoding lipoyl synthase: MSKPIVMERGVKYRDADKMALIPVKNVATEREALLRKPEWMKIKLPADSSRIQGIKAAMRKNGLHSVCEEASCPNLAECFNHGTATFMILGAICTRRCPFCDVAHGRPVAPDANEPLKLAQTIADMALRYVVITSVDRDDLRDGGAQHFADCISAIREKSPTIKIETLVPDFRGRMDRALDILTATPPDVFNHNLENVPRVYRQVRPGADYNWSLKLLERFKEAHPHIPTKSGLMVGLGETNAEIIEVMRDLRRHGVTMLTLGQYLQPSRHHLPVQRYVSPDEFDEMKAEAMAMGFTHAACGPFVRSSYHADMQAKGEEVK
- a CDS encoding YbeF family transcriptional regulator; this translates as MDYNNLPAKRLNEPGGQDKPQVFRTLRNIDLNLLTIFEAVYVHKGIVNAAKILNLTPSAISQSIQKLRAIFPDPLFIRKGQGVTPTAYATHLHEYISQGLESILGALDLTGSYDKQRTITIGTSPSVGAMVLPIIYQAVKREAPQLLLRNIPVLDTETQLAQFQTDLIVDSNAIGARSLAHSVLYADGLLLVCRKNHPALNHPATAENLREHEYALFMNDGQNLNQLHLRINELFPDRQISFSSYNMFTIAALIGSSDMLTIMPSRLFGLLRQCWPLDQIPYAPLNAESIEISLHYNKLSLRDPVLENVINIIRQAF
- the lipB gene encoding lipoyl(octanoyl) transferase LipB, producing MYQDKILVRHLGLQPYEPVSQAMHDFTDSRDETTPDEIWLVEHLPIFTQGQAGKAEHVLVPGDIPVIQSDRGGQVTYHGPGQQVMYVLLNLKRRKLGVRELVTLLENTVVNTLAEYGIDAHPRADAPGVYVGEMKICSLGLRIRKGCSFHGLALNINMDLSPFLRINPCGYAGMEMTQMGQWVENVTPDIIRPRLVSNLLALLNNPPHEYITA
- the ybeD gene encoding DUF493 family protein YbeD, whose product is MKTKLNELLEFPTPFTYKVMGQALPELVDQVVEVVQRHAPGDYSPTVKPSSKGNYHSVSITITATHIEQVETLYEELGNIDIVRMVL